A single Acidaminococcus sp. DNA region contains:
- a CDS encoding aldehyde dehydrogenase family protein: protein MSEEMNDVQAYVDGLIARSRAAQKIFETYDQAQVDRVVKAIGKAVYDNAVELGTMAAEETGMGTVEYKIAKNRNKPMATWWHLRNKKSVGVIKELKDEGLVLVAKPIGVVGCITPTTNPTMTPAHNGMITLKGRNSMIVCPHPRAKKSTFKCVEYMRQALKAVGAPEDLLICVEKPSLEISQAVMRSTDVCISTGGASMVKVAYASGKPAYGVGAGNNQCLVDRDVDLAVVAPKIIQGRIFDNGISCTCEQAIICPKEKVDEMAAELRKNGAYYIDNEEEAEKVRNATFIDGKFRKDVVGQSVEFIANIAGIKLPEGTRTIVVRAKGPGKMDVLGREKMFPVMALYTYDTWDEAIDIADANLAMDGRGHSVSLHSFTDAHIKEAAMRLPVSRFLVNGIGSSGLGGAYTNGLAPTGTLGCGSWGNNSISENLDYKHLINVSRIAYTNDNAHIPTPDEVWG, encoded by the coding sequence ATGAGTGAAGAAATGAATGATGTGCAGGCATATGTAGATGGGCTGATCGCTCGTTCCAGAGCTGCTCAAAAGATTTTTGAAACGTATGATCAAGCTCAGGTAGATCGGGTTGTAAAAGCAATTGGTAAAGCTGTTTATGACAATGCTGTTGAATTAGGAACTATGGCCGCTGAAGAAACCGGCATGGGTACGGTAGAATATAAGATTGCCAAGAACCGCAATAAACCGATGGCAACCTGGTGGCATTTGAGAAACAAAAAGAGCGTAGGCGTTATCAAGGAACTGAAGGATGAAGGCCTCGTATTGGTTGCAAAACCAATCGGCGTTGTCGGCTGCATTACTCCGACGACGAACCCGACCATGACTCCTGCCCATAACGGAATGATTACGCTGAAAGGCAGAAACTCCATGATTGTTTGCCCGCATCCCAGAGCTAAGAAGAGTACCTTTAAGTGTGTCGAATATATGCGTCAGGCTCTGAAGGCAGTTGGCGCTCCTGAAGATTTGCTGATCTGCGTTGAAAAGCCGTCTCTGGAAATTTCCCAAGCTGTAATGAGATCGACCGATGTTTGCATTTCTACCGGTGGTGCCAGCATGGTAAAGGTTGCTTATGCAAGCGGAAAGCCTGCTTACGGTGTCGGCGCCGGCAACAACCAGTGCCTGGTTGACCGCGATGTAGACTTGGCTGTTGTAGCTCCCAAAATTATTCAAGGCAGAATCTTCGATAACGGCATTTCCTGCACTTGCGAACAGGCTATTATCTGCCCGAAGGAAAAGGTAGACGAAATGGCTGCCGAACTGAGAAAGAACGGCGCTTATTACATCGATAACGAAGAAGAAGCAGAAAAAGTCCGCAATGCTACGTTTATCGATGGTAAGTTCAGAAAAGATGTTGTAGGTCAGTCTGTTGAATTCATCGCTAATATTGCCGGCATCAAGCTTCCGGAAGGGACTCGTACCATTGTTGTCAGAGCTAAGGGACCCGGCAAGATGGACGTGCTCGGCAGAGAAAAGATGTTCCCTGTTATGGCACTGTATACCTATGATACCTGGGATGAGGCCATTGATATTGCTGATGCAAACCTCGCTATGGACGGACGTGGTCACAGTGTGAGCCTGCATTCCTTCACGGATGCTCATATCAAGGAAGCTGCTATGAGACTGCCGGTTTCCCGTTTCCTGGTTAATGGCATTGGTTCTTCCGGTCTGGGCGGTGCTTACACCAACGGTCTTGCTCCTACGGGCACGCTGGGCTGCGGCAGCTGGGGCAATAACAGCATCAGTGAAAACCTTGACTATAAGCACCTCATCAACGTAAGCCGTATCGCTTACACGAATGACAATGCTCATATTCCTACTCCTGATGAAGTTTGGGGCTGA